A single window of Pyrus communis chromosome 10, drPyrComm1.1, whole genome shotgun sequence DNA harbors:
- the LOC137748166 gene encoding copper transport protein ATX1-like, with the protein MASQTTTVLKVGMSCQGCVGAVKRVLGKLEGVESYDIDFDAQKVTVKSNLPPETVLQTVSKTGKKTAYWEAEASAEPEAKPAETVAAA; encoded by the exons ATGGCGTCTCAG ACCACTACAGTCCTCAAGGTTGGTATGTCGTGCCAAGGCTGTGTTGGGGCCGTCAAACGGGTTCTTGGCAAACTTGAAG GTGTAGAATCATATGACATTGATTTCGACGCTCAGAAGGTGACAGTGAAAAGCAATTTACCACCCGAGACAGTGCTGCAAACTGTTTCCAAAACTGGCAAGAAGACTGCTTATTGGGAAGCAGAAGCATCAGCAGAACCCGAAGCAAAGCCCGCAGAAACTGTGGCTGCTGCTTAG
- the LOC137747266 gene encoding neutral/alkaline invertase 3, chloroplastic-like: MGTFEAVVQVFCGAVPRFCSTDSCFSKCSPAISSKYHGKCTKRRVSRDMQMQLLSSGMQQIRTGNYRLNGIRSGLFGKMTVGDSWILSCKCEKAESISGATTKDENGTWFVDSTKKFNTINNVVNSPNGLGFQDIQELKQEKEGLPPNGTNGTVRDAFHKTSIDSLEDEAWDLLRESMVYYCGSPVGTIAAKDPTSSNTLNYDQVFIRDFIPSGIAFLLKGEYDIVRNFILHTLQLQSWEKTMDCHSPGQGLMPASFKVRTVPLDGDESTTEEVLDPDFGEAAIGRVAPVDSGLWWIILLRAYGKCSGDLSVQERVDVQTGIKMILRLCLADGFDMFPTLLVTDGSCMIDRRMGIHGHPLEIQALFYSALLCAREMLAPEDGSADLIRALNNRLVALSFHIREYYWVDLRKLNEIYRYKTEEYSYDAVNKFNIYPDQISSWLVEWMPNKGGYLIGNLQPAHMDFRFFSLGNLWSVVSSVATTDQSHAILDLIEAKWGDLVADMPFKICYPALDSQEWQIITGSDPKNTPWSYHNGGSWPTLLWQLTVACIKMDRPEIAAKAVEIAEKRISRDKWPEYYDTKKGRFVGKQARLFQTWSIAGYLVAKLLLADPSKAKILITEEDSELVNAFSCMISANPRRKRDRKNLKQTYIV, encoded by the exons ATGGGAACTTTCGAGGCAGTTGTTCAAGTTTTTTGCGGTGCTGTACCGCGCTTTTGTAGTACCGATTCATGTTTTAGCAAATGCAGTCCTGCCATTTCTTCCAAGTACCACGGAAAATGTACAAAGAGAAGAGTCTCAAGAGATATGCAAATGCAACTACTCAGTTCCGGTATGCAACAAATTCGTACAGGAAATTATCGACTTAATGGGATAAGGAGTGGTTTGTTTGGAAAGATGACAGTAGGTGATTCTTGGATTCTGAGTTGCAAGTGCGAAAAAGCTGAAAGTATAAGCGGGGCAACTACAAAAGATGAGAACGGAACATGGTTTGTGGATAGTACAAAGAAATTTAACACAATCAACAATGTGGTGAATTCGCCAAATGGTTTGGGGTTTCAAGATATTCAAGAGTTGAAACAGGAAAAGGAGGGCTTGCCACCTAATGGAACAAACGGAACAGTTAGAGATGCCTTTCACAAGACTAGCATTGATTCCCTTGAGGATGAAGCGTGGGATTTACTACGTGAATCTATGGTTTATTATTGTGGCAGTCCTGTTGGAACCATCGCTGCAAAGGATCCTACCAGTTCCAACACGTTAAATTACGATCAAGTCTTTATTCGTGATTTCATACCTTCTGGCATAGCTTTCCTATTGAAGGGGGAGTATGATATTGTTCGGAACTTTATCCTTCATACACTTCAGTTGCAG AGCTGGGAGAAAACAATGGATTGTCATAGTCCTGGTCAGGGTTTGATGCCTGCTAGTTTTAAAGTTCGTACTGTTCCTTTGGATGGTGATGAATCTACAACTGAAGAGGTGCTGGATCCAGACTTTGGAGAGGCAGCAATTGGTCGTGTTGCCCCAGTAGATTCTG GGTTATGGTGGATTATCTTGTTACGTGCTTATGGAAAATGCTCGGGTGATCTCTCAGTTCAGGAGAGAGTTGATGTGCAGACCGGGATTAAGATGATTCTAAGGTTATGTCTAGCTGATGGTTTTGATATGTTCCCTACATTATTGGTGACCGATGGTTCTTGTATGATAGATCGACGTATGGGAATTCATGGTCACCCTCTTGAAATTCAG GCGCTTTTCTACTCAGCATTACTTTGTGCACGAGAGATGCTTGCTCCAGAGGATGGATCAGCCGATCTTATTCGAGCACTCAACAATCGTCTGGTAGCTCTGTCATTTCATATCAGAGAGTATTATTGGGTTGATTTGAGAAAATTGAATGAAATCTACCGATACAAGACTGAAGAGTACTCATATGATGCAGTGAATAAGTTCAACATTTACCCAGATCAAATTTCTTCTTGGCTGGTGGAATGGATGCCCAATAAAGGAGGCTATCTAATCGGAAATTTGCAACCAGCTCATATGGATTTTCGATTCTTTTCTTTGGGGAACTTGTGGTCTGTAGTGAGCAGTGTTGCGACAACAGATCAGTCACATGCTATATTGGATTTGATTGAAGCCAAATGGGGAGATTTGGTGGCAGACATGCCATTTAAGATTTGTTATCCTGCTCTTGATAGTCAGGAATGGCAGATTATCACAGGGAGTGATCCTAAGAACAC GCCGTGGTCCTACCATAATGGAGGTTCCTGGCCGACTTTGTTATGGCAG CTCACTGTCGCTTGCATAAAGATGGATAGACCTGAGATTGCTGCAAAAGCTGTTGAGATTGCTGAGAAACGGATCTCGCGAGACAAGTGGCCAGAATATTATGATACGAAAAAAGGTAGGTTCGTTGGAAAACAAGCACGCCTGTTCCAGACCTGGTCAATTGCAGGATACCTTGTGGCAAAGCTCTTGCTCGCTGATCCTAGCAAAGCCAAGATTTTGATAACTGAAGAGGATTCTGAACTCGTGAATGCCTTCTCCTGCATGATTAGTGCTAACCCAAGAAGAAAGCGTGATCGAAAGAATTTGAAGCAGACCTACATTGTATGA
- the LOC137746418 gene encoding GDSL esterase/lipase At5g03610-like, protein MEKKTTVASSCCLLLLCVAAFAVAEVLEAHHHRHHHHRLRNDGSVKFFVLGDSYVDTGNIRKSVSPSWKEPYGITFPGKPAGRFSDGRVLTDYLAEYLGLRPPVPYALRKSANISEVEKGMNFAYGGTGVFDTLVTEPNLTTQIDFFQQLVEQEKLYAKRDLIKSSIALVSVAGNDYATHMVKTGNGSEDLAEFTKSVVKQIAVDLRRIRDLGVPKIAVTAVEPMGCIPRLTSFLSYQNCSESLNLASVFHNQVLRQNVEQLNKESNNSAIVILDLYDAFSSAINPQKDRQGNTTFQIDEPLKPCCVGVSSEYSCGSVDESTGEKKYSICSHPERSFFWDTVHPSQNGWHAVYSSLKSSLHQLYS, encoded by the exons ATGGAGAAGAAAACCACCGTCGCCTCTTCATGTTGTCTCCTTCTTTTATGTGTCGCCGCTTTTGCTG TAGCAGAAGTTCTTGAGGcacaccaccaccgccaccaccatcaCCGCCTCAGAAATGATGGTTCTGTGAAATTTTTTGTACTCGGGGACTCGTATGTTGATACTGGGAATATCAGAAAATCTGTGTCTCCTTCATGGAAGGAACCTTATGGGATCACTTTTCCTGGAAAGCCAGCCGGCCGGTTTTCCGATGGTCGTGTGCTCACTGATTATTTAG CTGAATACTTGGGTCTAAGACCTCCAGTTCCTTACGCATTGAGAAAATCTGCGAACATATCGGAAGTGGAGAAGGGAATGAACTTTGCATACGGAGGTACGGGAGTTTTCGATACGTTGGTGACTGAACCAAACTTGACCACCCAAATCGACTTTTTCCAACAGCTAGTTGAACAAGAAAAACTGTATGCCAAACGCGACCTAATTAAATCGTCCATAGCTCTCGTGTCAGTTGCGGGGAACGACTACGCAACTCATATGGTTAAAACAGGCAATGGCAGTGAG GATTTGGCAGAGTTCACCAAATCGGTTGTTAAGCAGATTGCTGTGGATTTGAGGCGTATACGTGATTTGGGAGTGCCAAAAATAGCGGTTACTGCAGTAGAGCCCATGGGATGTATTCCGCGCTTAACTTCCTTTCTTTCCTATCAGAACTGCAGTGAATCGCTCAACTTGGCTTCAGTGTTCCACAACCAAGTTTTGCGCCAAAACGTGGAACAGTTGAATAAGGAGTCAAACAATTCTGCAATTGTAATCTTGGATCTCTATGACGCATTTTCGTCTGCAATTAATCCCCAAAAAGACCGTCAAG GAAACACGACGTTCCAGATTGATGAACCATTAAAACCATGCTGTGTGGGGGTGAGCAGCGAGTACTCATGCGGTAGTGTGGACGAGAGTACTGGAGAAAAGAAGTACAGCATATGCAGTCATCCCGAACGGTCTTTCTTTTGGGACACGGTGCACCCCTCGCAGAATGGCTGGCATGCTGTTTATTCCTCTTTGAAATCTTCTCTTCATCAGTTGTATTCGTGA